From a single Senegalia massiliensis genomic region:
- a CDS encoding cysteine hydrolase family protein — translation MSETAKKYVSFYYENGGGMNKIKINPQKTALLIVDMQNHFVRTDFGEALDYKADGEWERWLPFYTRLHDIVIPNTQKLIESLRKNKIEVTHGRIASLKKDGSDRCLVQRKPGWNDILLPVNSENAQIIDELKPLDDEIVVNKTTDSVVAGTNYTSLIRNMGIETIIVTGIVTDQCVASTVRDLADEGFEVIVVEDCCAAADHRLHENELEIMNVIYCSIMNTDEVIDLVEKSLK, via the coding sequence GTGAGTGAGACAGCAAAAAAATATGTTTCATTTTATTATGAAAATGGAGGTGGAATGAATAAAATAAAAATTAATCCCCAAAAAACAGCCCTATTAATAGTTGATATGCAAAACCACTTTGTAAGAACAGATTTTGGAGAAGCACTTGATTACAAAGCAGATGGAGAATGGGAAAGATGGTTACCATTCTATACAAGACTTCATGATATTGTAATCCCTAATACTCAAAAACTAATAGAATCTTTGAGAAAAAATAAGATTGAAGTAACTCATGGAAGAATCGCTTCCCTTAAGAAAGATGGAAGTGATAGATGTTTAGTTCAAAGAAAACCTGGTTGGAATGATATTCTTCTTCCAGTAAACTCCGAAAATGCTCAAATAATTGATGAATTAAAACCTTTAGATGATGAAATTGTTGTAAACAAGACTACAGACAGTGTAGTAGCAGGAACTAATTATACTAGTTTGATTAGAAATATGGGTATTGAAACAATTATAGTTACAGGAATAGTTACAGATCAATGTGTTGCTTCAACAGTTAGAGATCTAGCTGATGAAGGTTTTGAAGTAATTGTTGTAGAAGATTGCTGTGCTGCAGCTGACCACCGTTTACATGAAAATGAACTTGAAATTA
- a CDS encoding ATP-binding protein, producing MILIFFGLIVFLIFLFALIQIITTNKTSKNIMEQNLSQLVVEKKELLDLRMKQVELEVKGLGGWLYGYTKEDFNIPEAEYKSYGDIIIDPKGKDKTSLFITNKTDMNKEVIDQISLTANMEDKFMKTIQRNKDIVCVYAISSEGVLRVYPYMDIGAFSPNHDFIEDYYFEEALEKNNPHRKIIWTKPYYDWAGRGWIVTCVYPVYINNELSYVVFADVTLKFLQETMGDFRINNLGYGFIIDYDGQIIYHPKYKNEPLNKGEKVYANIFDLNKNSSLKAIVEDMTKGNNGQAQYYRDDDNCDYLLSYTSMDRLKWSIGFDVNMEKYDINTKSYINRYFFIPIVISTMILIFGYYLLKKMAQPIEVLSDGAEKIASGEFIQLDGISAGEDIDTIANSLNILSLTVKDYMNNLIKANNKLEAVFNSISGVLFIIDKNYNIISMNRYGKKITQSLQKEPIGSKCYSFFKKRETPCKDCPMVKTIKISKESFKEMLHNQDIFHIWTFPIFDDKENIEEVVVYSMKVTKKAILEKEFHQREKLAVVGQMAAGVTHELKNPLSVIKGCNYLLKQTIDLVELDKELNIELEEIIIEIENSINRSENIIHNLLNFSRKSNVEKEKIDLAALLEQIIILNKKYIIDQNIELSLELQEKPLHIYGNLDSMKHILINIIENAIQAMPDGGYLKVLGRILSVKKIAIEIEDTGYGIDEKILDYIFKPFFTTKHKENGTGIGLWIVKNELDRNNGDIKVSSVVDKGTKISLVFQKLIIE from the coding sequence GTGATATTAATTTTTTTTGGATTAATAGTTTTTCTAATATTTTTATTTGCGTTGATTCAAATAATAACCACTAATAAAACTAGCAAAAATATTATGGAGCAAAATTTAAGTCAATTAGTAGTTGAAAAAAAAGAACTATTAGATTTGAGAATGAAACAAGTAGAATTAGAAGTTAAGGGTTTAGGAGGTTGGTTATATGGGTACACGAAGGAGGATTTTAATATACCCGAAGCAGAATATAAATCTTATGGAGATATAATAATAGACCCAAAAGGGAAAGACAAGACTAGTCTTTTTATTACTAATAAAACTGATATGAATAAAGAGGTTATTGATCAAATAAGTCTAACTGCAAATATGGAAGATAAGTTTATGAAAACTATACAACGAAATAAAGATATTGTTTGTGTATATGCTATTTCTAGTGAAGGAGTTCTTAGAGTTTATCCTTATATGGATATTGGAGCATTTAGTCCTAATCATGACTTTATAGAAGATTATTATTTTGAAGAAGCTTTAGAAAAAAATAATCCCCATAGAAAAATTATATGGACAAAACCTTATTATGATTGGGCAGGTAGAGGTTGGATAGTTACATGTGTCTATCCAGTCTATATTAATAATGAGTTATCCTATGTAGTTTTTGCTGATGTAACTCTTAAATTTTTGCAAGAAACTATGGGTGATTTTCGAATTAATAACCTTGGTTATGGTTTTATCATAGATTATGATGGACAAATAATATATCATCCTAAGTATAAAAATGAACCTTTGAATAAAGGAGAAAAAGTTTATGCGAATATATTTGATTTGAATAAAAATAGTTCACTTAAGGCAATTGTAGAAGATATGACAAAAGGAAATAATGGACAAGCTCAATATTACAGAGATGATGATAATTGTGATTACTTGCTTTCTTATACATCAATGGATAGGCTTAAATGGAGTATAGGTTTCGATGTAAATATGGAAAAATATGATATTAACACTAAAAGTTACATAAATAGATATTTCTTTATACCTATAGTTATATCAACAATGATTTTAATATTTGGATATTACCTATTAAAAAAAATGGCACAGCCTATAGAAGTTTTATCTGACGGTGCAGAAAAAATAGCTTCAGGAGAATTTATTCAACTGGATGGAATTAGTGCTGGAGAAGATATTGACACAATAGCTAATTCTTTAAATATTTTAAGTTTAACTGTTAAAGATTATATGAATAATCTTATAAAAGCAAATAACAAATTGGAAGCAGTATTCAATAGTATAAGTGGAGTACTATTTATAATAGATAAAAATTATAATATAATTTCCATGAATCGGTATGGTAAGAAAATAACTCAAAGTTTACAGAAAGAACCCATAGGAAGTAAGTGTTACTCTTTTTTTAAAAAGAGAGAAACTCCTTGTAAAGATTGTCCTATGGTGAAAACTATAAAAATTAGTAAAGAATCTTTTAAAGAGATGTTACATAATCAGGATATTTTTCATATATGGACATTTCCCATATTTGATGATAAAGAAAACATTGAGGAAGTAGTTGTATATAGTATGAAGGTAACCAAAAAAGCAATACTTGAAAAAGAATTTCACCAAAGGGAAAAATTGGCTGTTGTTGGACAAATGGCAGCAGGAGTTACACATGAGCTAAAGAATCCATTGTCTGTAATAAAAGGATGCAACTATCTACTTAAACAAACTATAGATTTAGTAGAACTTGATAAGGAATTAAATATAGAATTAGAGGAAATTATTATAGAAATAGAAAATAGCATTAATAGATCAGAAAATATTATTCATAATTTGTTGAATTTTTCGAGAAAGTCTAATGTGGAAAAAGAAAAAATAGACTTAGCAGCTCTTCTTGAACAAATTATAATTCTCAATAAAAAATATATTATTGACCAAAATATTGAACTTTCGTTAGAGTTGCAAGAGAAACCTTTGCATATATATGGAAACCTGGATTCTATGAAACATATATTAATAAATATTATAGAAAATGCTATTCAAGCTATGCCAGATGGAGGATATCTCAAAGTTTTAGGTAGAATTTTGAGTGTTAAAAAAATAGCAATAGAAATTGAAGATACAGGTTATGGCATAGATGAAAAAATATTAGATTATATATTCAAACCATTTTTTACTACAAAGCATAAAGAAAATGGAACAGGTATAGGGCTTTGGATTGTAAAGAATGAATTAGATAGGAATAATGGAGATATTAAAGTTTCTAGTGTTGTAGATAAAGGAACAAAAATAAGTCTTGTGTTTCAAAAGTTAATTATAGAGTAA